A segment of the Sphingobacterium oryzagri genome:
TTTTATGATTACTTTTCACCTGCTCAGCGGTACAGTAAGATAAATCCTTTTCATCACGATACCATTTGCTTACTCCGCTGCCTTTTGCATGGTGGAGATGTCCAGCGTATATACCAGAATACACAGGGATACTGGTGGCGATAGCAATTGCTGTCTGATAATTTTCTGCGGCTCATTTCCCATTTCGAGAAAGCACCCTTCCATTTTGACAAGGTATTCCCTCATCCTTATTTTTTGTTCTATTTGCTAATTGTTTGATTGTTATTGTTTTATATCTTTTTCCTGGTTCGTGGAATATGTTTTGGTATGCCCATACCAAACAAAATAATATGAAAATGAACAAATCAAACAAGGTCAGCACCCGTCAAGACGATCGTGCTTCAAAGAAGTCAAATCAAGTCTGTTTCTTAGGCTATTTCTACCACGCTTAAATCATACGCTATGCTTACGATACTCCTTCTGTTAGCGGGGCTTGCTTGCTTCTGGCTATTATATATGTCGGTTACTTTCTTCGACCATATTTAGTCGCCGCTTGTAATTTATGAAAAAGCTAAATCGATATCGGGCGAGTTACTTTCTTGCCCAGCGCTGCACGGCGATTCAAAGCGATCTTCGGTCATTAGCGCAGAAACGCAACTTTCCTGGCTTGCTGCAAGCTGTGATCAATCACCTGCGCGTACTGCATGCTAATCGTGAATTTGTGACGATCAATGCGTACATCAACCACCTTAGTCGGGCATACGATCGTGGCAATGGCTGCGTCAGATACCTCATTGAAAATCTGTTTGTGCGTTCGCTGGGCTTCCTAAAGAAAAATAGTACCCCTGCCGAGTGGATCGTATTGTATAATCATCTTCCCCTGGCATTTGTACACGTGTATGAGCAGCAACTGCGTGAAGAACCCCTTAAATAATAAAACAATGATACTTCTATTTATTGTCGCCATAGTCGTTTTCGTATACAGCTGCTATGTGCTTTTGAAACCCGAAAAATTTTAAGCATACCTCTTTCTTTTATCAAAAATGAATACAGAAATCTTTGGAATAATTTTCATGTTTATCGTTTCGGTCGTCCTCGCGATACC
Coding sequences within it:
- a CDS encoding DUF7674 family protein, coding for MKKLNRYRASYFLAQRCTAIQSDLRSLAQKRNFPGLLQAVINHLRVLHANREFVTINAYINHLSRAYDRGNGCVRYLIENLFVRSLGFLKKNSTPAEWIVLYNHLPLAFVHVYEQQLREEPLK